A genomic segment from Polyangium mundeleinium encodes:
- a CDS encoding trypsin-like serine protease — MTHQRSQRFAPYRFMCGATLMALALTAALGSGCAGGELPDVDEGATAESEEAIKNGTVWDPWTQSTQTWTRNVVRLPGCTGTLLNREWVLTAGHCFPDGAGTDPSTIWANLRLDDGSTASSVGVELLFHPQSVDGVDVALVRLATPIDPGVASLPLYTGTTASLIGDTVFCAGYGAIDSGAACSDQMPCPSGQYCHKWGVCLTPTDGNLRTASFSIIEDPVDPVMWYRFQVPNALGQMELPGDSGSSCWNGSGLTGVMKAGNTTNYNRQTSAEVFRDWVNSIVNPTVVKQVNQAGTYCRPVGSASVDYGSDGEALNATAGSVQVVCPMQRPGGEEGYPDVVDVPRLFVLDRHASQNVCCKLQSKNPTGTHIETTTVCSSGASADYQPLQVPSLYDPYTWSQFSLHCTVPGSAALGLSGVQGYRSRLSMR, encoded by the coding sequence ATGACACACCAACGAAGCCAGAGGTTCGCGCCCTACCGCTTCATGTGCGGAGCGACGCTCATGGCGCTCGCGCTTACCGCCGCCCTGGGCAGCGGATGTGCCGGGGGCGAGCTGCCCGACGTGGACGAAGGGGCCACGGCAGAGTCCGAGGAGGCCATCAAGAATGGTACGGTATGGGATCCGTGGACGCAGAGCACGCAGACCTGGACGCGCAACGTCGTCCGATTGCCCGGCTGCACGGGCACGCTGTTGAATCGCGAGTGGGTGCTGACGGCCGGCCATTGCTTTCCGGACGGGGCCGGGACCGATCCGTCGACGATATGGGCGAACCTGCGCCTCGACGACGGCAGCACGGCGTCGTCCGTCGGCGTCGAGCTGCTCTTCCACCCGCAAAGTGTCGACGGCGTGGACGTCGCGCTCGTCCGGCTCGCGACGCCGATCGATCCGGGCGTCGCGTCGTTGCCGCTGTATACGGGCACCACGGCGTCGCTGATCGGCGACACCGTGTTCTGCGCCGGGTATGGCGCGATCGACTCGGGGGCCGCTTGCTCCGACCAGATGCCTTGCCCCAGCGGGCAATATTGCCACAAGTGGGGCGTATGCTTGACGCCGACGGACGGCAACCTGCGGACCGCGTCGTTCAGCATCATCGAGGACCCGGTCGACCCGGTCATGTGGTACCGGTTCCAGGTCCCGAACGCGCTCGGTCAAATGGAGCTGCCCGGGGATTCGGGGTCGTCCTGCTGGAACGGCAGCGGCCTGACGGGCGTGATGAAGGCGGGCAACACGACGAACTACAACCGCCAGACGAGCGCCGAGGTGTTTCGGGATTGGGTGAACAGCATCGTCAACCCGACCGTGGTCAAGCAGGTGAACCAGGCGGGCACGTATTGCCGGCCCGTGGGCAGCGCGTCGGTCGATTACGGCAGTGACGGGGAGGCCCTCAATGCGACGGCGGGGTCGGTGCAGGTGGTATGCCCCATGCAACGTCCCGGGGGCGAGGAGGGGTATCCGGACGTGGTCGACGTGCCGAGGCTCTTCGTGCTGGATCGCCACGCGAGCCAGAACGTGTGCTGCAAGCTCCAGTCGAAGAACCCGACGGGGACGCACATCGAGACGACGACGGTCTGCTCGAGCGGCGCGAGCGCGGACTACCAGCCGCTCCAGGTCCCGTCGCTGTACGACCCGTACACGTGGAGCCAGTTCAGCCTGCATTGCACCGTGCCGGGGAGCGCCGCGCTCGGCCTCTCGGGCGTGCAGGGGTACCGGTCGCGCCTCTCGATGCGCTGA
- a CDS encoding sigma 54-interacting transcriptional regulator has translation MTRAEEPGCTLSDVTDNAVLLPALRVRVTTPDGALHEAPLGMETLVVGTSPECDLVVPDPRVSRRHCELRLTRKGVVLRDLGSKNGTLLGDLAVMEVLLPLGTVVTLAGSRLSTHLAGAPSIVPLSPSTRFGEAIGESLPMRALFAALERAAASSETVLLLGESGTGKEVLARAIHAASPRKDGPFVVFDCSAVAPSLIEAELFGHARGAFTGAVAAHAGLLEQADRGTLFIDELGELPLDLQPKLLRALEARQVRRVGAVEWRPFDARVVAATHRDLRARVAEKSFREDLYYRLAVVEVNIPPLRERKDDIPALVERFLAAQTPKRTLADLPPHAMSLLLAHDWPGNVRELRNMVARLCLFPDFAVSALGASARKPPTAAAPAPAAAPEPAPVPAAPAPAMHEAPAGEADEGDLGALLGLPLLSAREMVLERFERPYLTAKLREHGGNISRTAEAIGVSRQFLHKLVDRYGLRSSAR, from the coding sequence ATGACACGGGCGGAGGAGCCTGGTTGCACGCTCTCCGATGTCACCGACAACGCCGTGCTCTTGCCGGCGCTCCGGGTCCGTGTGACCACGCCCGACGGCGCGTTGCACGAGGCCCCGCTCGGGATGGAGACGCTCGTCGTCGGCACGAGCCCCGAGTGTGATCTCGTGGTGCCAGATCCGCGCGTCTCGCGCCGGCACTGCGAGCTTCGCCTCACGCGAAAGGGTGTCGTCCTGCGCGACCTCGGCAGCAAGAACGGCACGCTCCTCGGGGATCTCGCGGTGATGGAGGTCCTCCTCCCGCTCGGCACCGTCGTCACGCTCGCAGGCTCGCGCCTCTCGACGCACCTCGCAGGCGCGCCTTCGATCGTGCCCTTGTCGCCGTCCACGCGGTTCGGCGAGGCGATCGGCGAGAGCCTGCCCATGCGCGCGCTCTTCGCCGCGCTCGAGCGCGCCGCGGCGTCGTCGGAGACGGTGCTCCTGCTCGGCGAATCGGGCACGGGCAAGGAGGTCCTGGCGCGCGCGATCCACGCGGCGAGTCCGCGCAAGGACGGCCCGTTCGTGGTCTTCGACTGCAGCGCCGTGGCGCCGAGCTTGATCGAGGCTGAGCTCTTCGGACACGCGCGCGGGGCCTTCACGGGCGCCGTCGCCGCGCACGCGGGGCTGCTCGAACAGGCCGATCGAGGGACGCTGTTCATCGACGAGCTCGGCGAGCTCCCCCTGGATTTGCAGCCAAAGCTGCTCCGCGCGCTCGAAGCGCGGCAGGTGCGGCGCGTGGGCGCGGTCGAGTGGCGCCCCTTCGATGCGCGCGTCGTGGCGGCGACGCACCGGGATCTCCGCGCGCGGGTCGCCGAGAAGTCGTTTCGCGAGGACCTCTACTACCGGCTCGCCGTCGTCGAGGTAAACATCCCGCCGCTGCGCGAGCGCAAGGACGACATCCCTGCGCTCGTCGAGCGGTTCCTCGCGGCGCAGACGCCGAAGCGCACGCTCGCCGACCTGCCGCCGCACGCGATGTCCCTGCTCCTCGCGCACGACTGGCCCGGCAACGTCCGCGAGCTCCGCAACATGGTCGCGCGCCTCTGCCTCTTCCCGGACTTCGCGGTGTCGGCGCTCGGCGCCTCGGCGCGCAAACCGCCGACGGCCGCCGCGCCCGCGCCCGCGGCTGCGCCCGAGCCTGCGCCCGTTCCCGCTGCGCCTGCGCCCGCGATGCACGAGGCACCGGCGGGGGAGGCCGACGAAGGGGATCTCGGCGCGCTGCTCGGCCTGCCGCTGCTCTCGGCGCGGGAGATGGTGCTGGAGCGCTTCGAGCGCCCGTACCTCACGGCAAAGCTCCGCGAGCACGGGGGCAACATCTCGCGCACGGCCGAGGCGATTGGCGTGTCGCGGCAGTTCCTCCACAAGCTCGTGGACCGGTACGGGCTTCGAAGCTCCGCGCGTTAG